A stretch of Shinella zoogloeoides DNA encodes these proteins:
- a CDS encoding FAD-dependent oxidoreductase, which yields MRDAKYDILFEPLAIGPHVAKNRFYQVPHCNGGGYRDPSAAAAMRGIKSEGGWGVIFTEQTEMHHTSEITPFIELRLWEDKDIPGLRRMSDAMKVHGALAGIQLAYSGINGPNFYTKEVPLAPSALPIRTFTNDPVQARALDKSEIKDLRRWFVNAAKRSKLAGFDLICLYGAHGFGIFQHFLSRATNQRTDEYGGSLENRSRFAREVVADIRDAVGDTTAITMRVSLDETIGELGFSNAEVREFVEMNADLPDLWDLAHGAWEDCSGPSRFKEEGAQELLVRGIRELSSKPVVGVGRFTSPDVMARMIRQGVLDFIGCARPSIADPFLPRKIEEGRIEDIRECIGCNMCITGDMTMSISRCTQNPTFMEEWRKGWHPERMNEKGESQTVLVVGAGPAGLEATRALSLRGYDVTLAEATTTLGGRVARERLLPGLSAWGRVVDYRQYQISQRTNVETYFDSRLTAEDVLGFGFEHVAIATGAHWRRDGVARQHVVPMPIDPAMTLWTPDDVMAKVHPENLTGKTVVVYDDDHYYMGGVMAEVMAKAGANVILVTPSAYVSDWTRNTLEQGAIHVRLDDLGVDIRLNRGVTAIRADEVETNCTYTGRKAAIGCDAVVMVASRLAEDALYNDLLARQADWADAGIRTVKIIGDASAPAPIAWATYAGHRYARELDTPDIGDALPFRREVTQLEPA from the coding sequence ATGCGCGACGCCAAATACGATATCCTGTTCGAGCCCCTCGCGATCGGCCCGCACGTCGCAAAGAACCGGTTCTACCAGGTGCCGCATTGCAACGGCGGCGGCTATCGTGACCCGTCCGCGGCCGCGGCGATGCGCGGCATCAAGTCGGAAGGCGGCTGGGGCGTCATCTTCACCGAACAGACCGAGATGCACCACACCTCGGAGATCACGCCCTTCATCGAGCTGCGCCTGTGGGAGGACAAGGACATTCCCGGCCTTCGCCGCATGTCAGACGCCATGAAGGTGCACGGCGCACTCGCCGGCATCCAGCTCGCCTATTCCGGCATCAACGGCCCGAACTTCTACACCAAGGAAGTACCCCTCGCCCCCTCGGCGCTGCCGATCCGCACCTTCACCAACGACCCGGTGCAGGCTCGCGCGCTTGACAAGTCCGAGATCAAAGACCTGCGCCGCTGGTTCGTCAATGCGGCGAAGCGTTCCAAGCTGGCCGGCTTCGACCTCATCTGTCTTTACGGCGCGCACGGCTTCGGCATCTTCCAGCACTTCCTGTCGCGCGCCACCAACCAGCGCACGGACGAATATGGCGGAAGCCTCGAAAACCGCTCGCGCTTCGCCCGCGAGGTCGTTGCCGATATCCGCGATGCTGTCGGCGACACGACGGCGATCACCATGCGCGTCAGCCTCGACGAGACGATCGGCGAACTCGGCTTCTCCAATGCCGAGGTGCGCGAATTCGTCGAGATGAACGCCGACCTGCCCGACCTCTGGGACCTCGCGCACGGCGCCTGGGAGGACTGTTCCGGCCCCTCGCGCTTCAAGGAGGAAGGCGCGCAGGAGCTGCTGGTCAGGGGCATCCGGGAACTCTCCTCGAAGCCCGTCGTCGGCGTCGGCCGCTTCACCTCGCCTGATGTGATGGCGCGCATGATCCGCCAGGGCGTGCTCGATTTCATCGGCTGCGCCCGCCCTTCCATCGCCGATCCCTTCCTGCCGAGGAAGATCGAGGAAGGCCGCATCGAGGACATCCGCGAATGCATTGGCTGCAACATGTGCATCACCGGCGACATGACCATGTCGATCAGCCGCTGCACGCAGAACCCGACCTTCATGGAGGAATGGCGCAAGGGCTGGCACCCCGAGCGCATGAACGAGAAGGGCGAGAGCCAGACGGTGCTCGTCGTCGGCGCCGGCCCCGCCGGCCTCGAAGCCACCCGCGCCCTCTCGCTGCGCGGCTATGACGTGACGCTGGCCGAGGCCACCACCACGCTCGGCGGCCGCGTCGCCCGCGAACGGCTGCTGCCCGGCCTTTCGGCCTGGGGCCGCGTCGTCGATTACCGCCAGTACCAGATTTCCCAGCGCACCAATGTCGAGACCTATTTCGACAGCCGCCTGACGGCCGAGGATGTGCTGGGCTTCGGCTTCGAGCATGTCGCCATCGCCACCGGCGCGCACTGGCGGCGCGACGGCGTCGCGCGCCAGCATGTCGTGCCGATGCCGATCGACCCCGCCATGACCCTCTGGACGCCCGACGACGTCATGGCGAAGGTCCATCCGGAAAACCTTACCGGCAAGACCGTCGTCGTCTATGACGACGACCACTATTACATGGGCGGCGTGATGGCCGAGGTGATGGCCAAGGCCGGGGCGAACGTCATCCTCGTCACGCCCTCGGCCTACGTTTCCGACTGGACGCGCAACACGCTGGAACAGGGCGCGATCCATGTGCGCCTCGACGATCTCGGCGTCGACATCCGCCTCAACCGCGGCGTCACCGCCATCCGCGCGGACGAGGTCGAGACCAACTGCACCTATACCGGCCGCAAGGCCGCCATCGGCTGCGACGCGGTCGTCATGGTCGCCTCGCGCCTTGCCGAGGACGCGCTCTACAACGACCTCCTCGCCCGGCAGGCGGACTGGGCGGATGCCGGCATCAGAACGGTCAAGATCATCGGCGACGCCAGCGCCCCGGCCCCCATCGCCTGGGCGACCTATGCGGGCCATCGCTACGCGCGGGAACTGGACACGCCCGATATCGGCGACGCCCTGCCCTTCCGCCGCGAAGTCACCCAGCTCGAACCGGCGTGA
- a CDS encoding ABC transporter ATP-binding protein gives MTEPKAIEVKSVSKSFGAYQALKSVSFDIGSNEFFTMLGPSGCGKTTLLRMLAGFESPDAGSILLNGKEVVAIPPHKRRVNTVFQSYALFPHMTLEQNVAYGLENLGWEQGRIKTRVGEMLERVHMGPMARRKPAQLSGGQRQRIALARALAPEPEVLLLDEPLSALDLKLRQAMRDELRTLQRDTGITFVFVTHDQEEALDMSDRIAVLGGGEVQQIGTPAEIYEEPVNRFVADFVGETNFLDVEVLEASGGEATIRTPFGLSITVPATGPTAKGRATLSVRPEKINLGNQAEGITFEGRITNKNYMGGYTHYTLDVAGTELRASRRNASREGDTIPLGATVPVGFVAGSARVLAA, from the coding sequence ATGACTGAGCCCAAGGCCATCGAAGTGAAGTCGGTTTCCAAAAGCTTCGGGGCCTATCAGGCACTGAAATCGGTCAGCTTCGACATCGGCAGCAACGAGTTCTTCACGATGCTCGGCCCTTCCGGCTGCGGCAAGACCACGCTGCTGCGCATGCTCGCCGGCTTCGAAAGCCCGGATGCAGGCTCGATCCTCTTGAACGGCAAGGAAGTGGTCGCCATTCCGCCGCACAAGCGGCGGGTCAACACGGTTTTCCAGAGCTATGCGCTCTTCCCGCATATGACGCTGGAGCAGAACGTCGCCTACGGCCTCGAGAACCTCGGCTGGGAGCAGGGCCGCATCAAGACGCGTGTCGGCGAGATGCTCGAGCGCGTTCATATGGGACCGATGGCAAGGCGCAAGCCCGCCCAGCTCTCGGGCGGCCAGCGCCAGCGCATCGCCCTTGCCCGCGCGCTCGCGCCCGAGCCGGAAGTGCTGCTGCTCGACGAACCGCTGTCCGCCCTCGACCTGAAGCTGCGACAGGCAATGCGCGACGAGCTGCGCACGCTCCAGCGCGACACCGGCATCACCTTCGTCTTCGTTACGCACGATCAGGAAGAAGCACTCGACATGTCCGACCGTATCGCCGTGCTCGGCGGCGGCGAGGTGCAGCAGATCGGAACGCCGGCGGAGATCTACGAGGAGCCGGTGAACCGCTTCGTCGCCGATTTCGTGGGCGAGACGAATTTCCTCGACGTCGAGGTGCTGGAAGCCTCCGGCGGCGAGGCGACCATCCGCACGCCCTTCGGCCTTTCCATCACCGTGCCGGCGACCGGCCCGACCGCCAAGGGCCGCGCGACGCTCTCCGTGCGCCCGGAAAAGATCAATCTCGGCAATCAGGCAGAAGGCATCACCTTCGAGGGCCGCATCACCAACAAGAACTACATGGGCGGCTACACCCATTACACGCTCGACGTCGCAGGCACGGAGCTGCGCGCCTCGCGCCGCAACGCCTCCCGCGAGGGCGATACGATCCCACTCGGCGCGACGGTCCCCGTCGGCTTCGTCGCGGGTTCCGCGCGGGTGCTGGCGGCATGA
- a CDS encoding ABC transporter permease: MTDSALHIPAETVRAPRARFWHDLSFWGLLPSRLLMGFALILPIFIIAAVSVATRGAYGGFTWDFNLAGYSQILFNEGWTGELEFTPQYLLIIGRTFLLAGATTLICLLFAVPVAYFISRQPPGRKAALVYLVTLPFWVSMILRVYAWMIILGKDGTLPKLLETLGFPAGMSFMFNDGATLTAMVYTAMPLMVLPVFASIEKLDGTLIEASHDLYGDRWVTLRRVILPLTAPGLTAGAILVFVPSLGAVLEPTLMGGGKQMMMGSLIQLQFGGGRNWPFGAAIAMALMALVMVFLIFTALRAAQREATP; this comes from the coding sequence ATGACGGACAGCGCCCTCCATATCCCCGCCGAAACGGTGCGCGCGCCCCGCGCCCGTTTCTGGCATGATCTTTCCTTCTGGGGCCTGCTGCCCTCGCGCCTGCTGATGGGCTTCGCGCTGATCCTGCCGATCTTCATCATCGCCGCCGTCTCCGTGGCGACACGCGGCGCCTATGGCGGCTTCACCTGGGATTTCAACCTCGCCGGCTACAGCCAGATCCTCTTCAACGAGGGCTGGACCGGGGAGCTGGAATTCACCCCGCAATACCTCCTGATCATCGGCCGCACCTTCCTGCTTGCCGGCGCTACAACGCTGATCTGCCTCCTCTTCGCCGTGCCGGTCGCCTATTTCATCTCGCGCCAGCCGCCGGGCCGCAAGGCGGCACTCGTCTATCTCGTGACGCTGCCCTTCTGGGTCTCGATGATCCTGCGCGTCTATGCCTGGATGATCATTCTCGGCAAGGACGGCACCTTGCCGAAATTGCTGGAAACGCTCGGCTTTCCCGCCGGCATGAGCTTCATGTTCAACGACGGCGCGACGCTGACCGCCATGGTCTATACCGCCATGCCCCTGATGGTGCTGCCGGTCTTCGCCTCCATCGAGAAGCTGGACGGCACCCTGATCGAGGCCTCGCACGACCTTTACGGCGATCGCTGGGTGACGCTGCGCCGGGTGATCCTGCCGCTGACGGCGCCGGGCCTCACAGCCGGCGCCATCCTCGTCTTCGTCCCCTCGCTCGGCGCGGTGCTGGAGCCGACCCTGATGGGCGGCGGCAAGCAGATGATGATGGGCTCGCTCATCCAGCTCCAGTTCGGCGGCGGCCGCAACTGGCCCTTCGGCGCGGCCATCGCCATGGCGCTGATGGCTCTCGTCATGGTCTTCCTGATCTTCACGGCGCTGCGCGCCGCCCAGCGGGAGGCGACGCCATGA
- a CDS encoding ABC transporter permease, with protein MSIRHDVKRYPGLAPLTVFFFLYLYAPLAVIVVYSFNANRVAGVWTGFSLKWYGSALNNAALMNALETSLTVAAIATVVSTLVALSAALAIIRGKNLRFRKLSETIVNLPLLLPEIVLAVATLLLFSLLDIQNGMLRLTIAHSAFCTPFAFLPIRARLQGMSLDFEEASADLYADRWTTFRRVTLPLIFPGVFSGAMLAFLISMDDFITSNLLSTGGSTTLPVYIFSLIRAGTSPELNAIATLLILASLVLATVALLVAARGARENAEP; from the coding sequence ATGAGCATCCGCCACGACGTCAAGCGCTATCCGGGCCTTGCCCCGCTCACCGTCTTCTTCTTCCTTTATCTCTATGCGCCGCTCGCGGTCATCGTCGTCTATTCCTTCAACGCCAACCGTGTGGCAGGCGTGTGGACCGGCTTTTCGCTGAAATGGTACGGCTCGGCGCTCAACAATGCCGCGCTGATGAACGCGCTGGAGACCTCGCTGACGGTCGCGGCCATCGCCACCGTCGTCTCCACCCTCGTCGCGCTTTCCGCCGCGCTCGCCATCATCCGCGGCAAGAACCTGCGCTTCCGCAAGCTCTCCGAGACCATCGTCAACCTGCCGCTGCTGCTGCCGGAAATCGTGCTGGCCGTCGCGACGCTCCTTCTCTTCTCGCTGCTCGATATCCAGAACGGCATGCTGCGGCTCACCATCGCCCATTCCGCCTTCTGCACGCCCTTCGCCTTCCTGCCGATCCGCGCCCGCCTGCAGGGCATGTCGCTGGATTTCGAAGAGGCGAGCGCCGACCTCTATGCCGACCGCTGGACGACCTTCCGCCGCGTGACGCTGCCGCTGATCTTCCCCGGTGTCTTCTCCGGCGCGATGCTCGCCTTCCTCATCTCGATGGACGACTTCATCACCTCGAACCTGCTTTCGACCGGCGGCTCGACGACGCTGCCCGTCTACATCTTCTCGCTGATCCGAGCCGGCACCTCGCCAGAGCTGAACGCCATCGCGACGCTGCTGATCCTGGCCTCGCTGGTCCTTGCCACCGTCGCGCTTCTCGTTGCCGCGCGCGGCGCCCGCGAAAATGCAGAACCATAA
- a CDS encoding extracellular solute-binding protein: protein MKKYLAATALALCFATSAQAAGELNIYAWAESISPDLIAKFSKENDVKVNVDSFTSNEDLLTKLQAGSSGYDIATPSQHFLRVMIDQGIIENFGANKLKAYENIEEKWRNQWWDEKQEYSIPLAYGTAGFVVNTDQYKGPTDSFKYFFEPAEELKGKIALLSYPDEVIGAAQLYLGVPFCSEDQAEMKKVLDLLMAQKPFVAVYSSDNIASRLASGEVSVHFWWDGDSLRARKAGSPVQLAMTKEGLVGWMDSYVIPKGAPNQENAVKFIEFMSTQENATEQMNFYSHSSPMKVIQDKVVNTRETAPELYPDVPITFSRTCSAAAQDLVTRVWTQLLQ, encoded by the coding sequence ATGAAGAAATACCTTGCCGCCACCGCCCTCGCCCTCTGCTTCGCCACGAGCGCGCAGGCCGCCGGCGAACTCAACATCTACGCCTGGGCCGAATCCATCTCGCCGGACCTCATCGCGAAATTCTCCAAGGAGAACGACGTGAAGGTGAATGTCGACAGCTTCACCTCCAACGAAGATCTTTTGACCAAGCTGCAGGCCGGCTCCTCCGGCTACGACATCGCCACCCCCTCGCAGCACTTCCTGCGCGTGATGATCGACCAGGGCATCATCGAGAATTTCGGGGCCAACAAACTGAAGGCCTATGAGAACATCGAGGAGAAATGGCGTAACCAGTGGTGGGACGAGAAGCAGGAATACTCTATCCCGCTCGCCTACGGCACCGCCGGCTTCGTGGTGAACACGGACCAGTACAAAGGCCCGACCGACAGCTTCAAGTATTTCTTCGAGCCGGCGGAAGAGCTGAAGGGCAAGATTGCCCTCCTCTCCTATCCCGACGAGGTGATCGGCGCGGCTCAGCTCTATCTCGGCGTCCCCTTCTGCTCGGAAGACCAGGCGGAGATGAAGAAGGTGCTGGACCTGCTGATGGCGCAGAAGCCGTTCGTCGCCGTCTACTCCTCCGACAATATCGCAAGCCGCCTCGCCTCCGGCGAGGTCTCGGTGCATTTCTGGTGGGACGGCGACTCCCTTCGCGCCCGCAAGGCCGGCTCGCCGGTCCAGCTCGCCATGACCAAGGAAGGCCTCGTCGGCTGGATGGACAGCTACGTCATCCCGAAGGGTGCGCCGAACCAGGAGAACGCGGTGAAGTTCATCGAGTTCATGTCGACGCAGGAGAACGCCACGGAGCAGATGAACTTCTACTCCCATTCCTCGCCGATGAAGGTCATCCAGGACAAGGTCGTCAACACGCGGGAAACGGCGCCCGAACTCTATCCGGACGTGCCGATCACCTTCTCGCGCACCTGCTCGGCCGCCGCGCAGGACCTGGTGACGCGCGTCTGGACCCAGCTTCTCCAGTAA
- a CDS encoding RidA family protein: protein MPVHTRIRPFNTKETYPEQKLNNDLCQAVVARGATVFVRGQIAQDLDTRESLHIGDAGAQARKAMENIKMLLEEAGSDLSHICRVVVYLIDIRYREAVYTEMGKYLQGVFPVSTGLVVSALARPEWLVEIEATAVIPDEA from the coding sequence ATGCCTGTGCACACCCGCATCCGCCCCTTCAACACGAAGGAAACCTATCCCGAGCAAAAGCTGAACAACGATCTCTGCCAGGCCGTGGTAGCGCGTGGGGCGACGGTGTTCGTGCGCGGGCAGATCGCGCAGGATCTCGACACGCGCGAGAGCCTGCATATCGGCGATGCCGGCGCGCAGGCCCGCAAGGCGATGGAGAACATCAAGATGCTGCTGGAGGAGGCCGGCTCCGACCTCAGCCATATCTGCCGCGTCGTCGTCTATCTCATCGATATCCGCTACCGCGAGGCCGTCTATACCGAGATGGGCAAGTACCTTCAGGGCGTCTTCCCGGTTTCGACCGGCCTCGTCGTCTCCGCCCTCGCCCGGCCGGAATGGCTGGTCGAGATCGAGGCGACCGCCGTCATTCCCGACGAAGCCTGA